CTTTTCAAGATGTCTTAAGGCTCGACGCCTGATATACGGCTCAGCAATACTATCAACCTCCAATCTTGAAAGCAGCCTAGTTGGCTGCCCATTAGCTTCCAATAGATCAGTCAAAGCAGCCCCATTGATAATAGTAGCTAGCATACCCATATAATCTCCAGTTGCTCGATCAATCCCCTTATTGGCAATAGCAGCACCTCGCATAATATTACCACCCCCAGTCACGATAATAATTTGCGCCCTAGTCTCTTTCTCAACCTCTACTAGCTGTTTGGCAACCTGATCGATAAAACCTGGATCTATACCATAACCCCGATTACCAGCCAACTGTTCTCCAGATATCTTGATTAGTACCCTTCTATACTTAGGCTGATTCATTATCTTAGATTATACCACTAATTATTTTCTTGTTTGAGCTTAGTAGCAAAATATTTTATTCCAAATGGTGCTATGAAGGTAGTTACGATTACCATGATCACAATAATAGAAAATACTTCATCATTGATCGCACCCAATGCTTTGCCGGTTGCAGCAAATATCAAGCCCACTTCCCCTCTAGGTACCATTGAGAAACCTACAAGTAATTTACTAGTATTACCCTTTTTGATCACCAACCCAGCAACCATCTTGCTAATTATAGCAAAGATACTAATCACAAATGCTATCAAATATATTCCCGGATCAAGCAATGATCCAAAGTCTATCTGCAACCCGGTATAAGCAAAGAATACAGGTACAAACACTAGTCCCAAATTGCCAATCAAATCCTCAACATGACCATGCTCTTGTTCGTGAACCAGTTGCTCAAGATGCTCTTTGTCCTGATCATCCAAAGTCTTGACTGACTTAAGCTTTCTAGCAATATGAGGGATCTGAAATCCCCTAAAGTGAACTGGATCCAGTAATAATCCAGCCGCGAATGCTCCGACTATTGGTGCAAGTCCGACTAGGCTAGCTAGATAAGCAAATATTAGAGCTATTGATATAGCTAGCGAAAGTTTCATCCCAACCCCATCGTGAATCTTACTAAACAATGTAGAAATTGGTTGAGCCAAGAATGAACCTATCAAGATTGAGCCTCCTAAGAACCCAAATGCTTTAATACTCAGCTCTGCTATTAGTCCAGGTGTCACCTCTCCACCAGAAGCCAATGCTGAAACAATCGATAGGACAATTAAGCCTAGGATATCATCTATCACCGCAGCACCCAATACTGTTTGGGCTTCCTGGCTCTTAGAAATACCAATTGCCTTAAATACTGAAGCCGTAATCCCCACGCTAGTTGCCACCATTGATGCACCCAAGAACAGATGTGCTGTCAGGGACTGGTCTCCAAAAAATATTGGTGCTAATACCCAAGTACCTAAAACAAATGGAGTCACTACTCCAACTATCGCTACAATAAAAGCAGTCAAACCCACCTTTTTCATCTCTGCAATGTTGGACTCTAGGCCTATCTGAAATAATAAGATCACAGCACCTAGCTCGGCTACAAAAGCAATCACTTCACTCCCCCTGATATCCCCAACAATTCCTAGTCCAAAGTATCCGAGAGCTGACAAAGCAATCCCAGTAGCCAATTCACCAATCACTGAGGCCTGTCCAACTTTTTCAACAATCTGTCCAATCTTAGCTACCAGCAAGATGAGTGCTAATAGCAAAAACCCTTTTGCCAAGTCACCGTGACCACTAGACTCTGCTGATTCACTTGCTATCACTAGACCCGGTGTCATCACTAGAAGAGCAAAACTGGCATACTTGTACCTTGATACTGTATTTATTATTTTTTTAATAAATCCCACTATTACCTCACTTTTTAAATTTTAACTAACATTAGTAGAATATACAGCTAGGGTTATTAAATTGCAAGCCAGAATGGTATAGCTTACTTTGAATTATCTAAAAGTCTTTATTACCCTTTGGGTTACTTGAGTATTACAAAATCAACTCCTTATAGTTTTCAGTTTATTTGGCCTTGATCTAATCCTATTACCACCTAAAGATTCTGTTACACTTTAAGATTATATTCCATATTTTCTATCATCCTCCGGCTGTCCGTAAGACAATACGGGCGATCCATTTCTACTGAGATTTAGATAGTCTTTTGATGTAAAATGCTAGATATCCATAAATCCCTGTGGGATTTATGGAATATGACGGATGATACCCCATATACTGCCAGGACAACAATTCTAGATCCATAATCTATCATCCAAAACAAACAGGTTTTATTTTGAACGGATATATATGTTATACTTAGATCATAAAGTAAAATAACTAACAAGGGGAAAAATGGAAAGATTAAGTCTCAAAGAAACATTGATAGATGGATTATCAATAGCTATCATTACTAGTTTTATCCTAAACTTGATCCGAATAGCTATTGAGTGGCTAATGACTTGGGAGTTTCAAGCCATCAATATCTTTACAGTATCTATCTGGTCAATTATTGCCAGTATTTCTGGAGCTTTACTGGTATTTGTCTTATCTAGACTTTTTATTCGCTATGTT
Above is a window of Candidatus Saccharibacteria bacterium DNA encoding:
- a CDS encoding UMP kinase; translated protein: MNQPKYRRVLIKISGEQLAGNRGYGIDPGFIDQVAKQLVEVEKETRAQIIIVTGGGNIMRGAAIANKGIDRATGDYMGMLATIINGAALTDLLEANGQPTRLLSRLEVDSIAEPYIRRRALRHLEKGRIVIVAGGMGNPFMTTDTAAVSAALELNCDLVIKPTKVDGVYDKDPVIHSDAKHLPTVDYLEAITNDQIRVMDNSAVSLAMDNVLPIIVLDLLGKNKIQRAILGESVGTLIG
- a CDS encoding cation:proton antiporter, whose product is MGFIKKIINTVSRYKYASFALLVMTPGLVIASESAESSGHGDLAKGFLLLALILLVAKIGQIVEKVGQASVIGELATGIALSALGYFGLGIVGDIRGSEVIAFVAELGAVILLFQIGLESNIAEMKKVGLTAFIVAIVGVVTPFVLGTWVLAPIFFGDQSLTAHLFLGASMVATSVGITASVFKAIGISKSQEAQTVLGAAVIDDILGLIVLSIVSALASGGEVTPGLIAELSIKAFGFLGGSILIGSFLAQPISTLFSKIHDGVGMKLSLAISIALIFAYLASLVGLAPIVGAFAAGLLLDPVHFRGFQIPHIARKLKSVKTLDDQDKEHLEQLVHEQEHGHVEDLIGNLGLVFVPVFFAYTGLQIDFGSLLDPGIYLIAFVISIFAIISKMVAGLVIKKGNTSKLLVGFSMVPRGEVGLIFAATGKALGAINDEVFSIIVIMVIVTTFIAPFGIKYFATKLKQENN